The Fulvivirga maritima genome segment AAGTAGACGGTGACTATAATATGTCGCGCAGCTCGGTTGAGGACTGTATGTCTTACATCATCACTGAGATTGATGCTTTGGAGGAGGATTTACGCCTTACTTGGGTAGGTTTTGAAGATGATAATAGTATTGGCAGGGCTAATTGGGGCGTTGCACTGGCTTTGAAGGCTCGGGCATTGCTGTATTATGCCAGCCCGTTGCATAACGAAAGTAATGATGTGGCCCGGTGGGAAGCCGCCGCTGCCGCTGCCCATGACCTAATAGCGCTCAATCAATATAATTTGGCCGCTGATTATGAAGGGCTATTCAGAGCCATCACTAATAATGAAATCATCTTTGCTCGCCGGTATCCTGGGAGTAACGGCCTGGAAAGAGCTAACTACCCTGTAGGATTTGAAGGAGCAGTAGGAGGTACCAATCCCACTCAGGATTTGGTAAATGCCTATCAGACTATAAATGGCTTACCAATAGAGGAGGATCCTGCTTATGATCCGCAAAATCCCTATGAAGACCGGGACCCGAGGCTCAACATGACCATAATTGTGAACGGTTCTGATTATAAAAACAGGGCTGTAGAAGCCTTCGAAGGAGGTAAGGATGGTCCTGATAAGCCCAGAGGAACACGCACAGGCTATTACCTGAAAAAGTATTCCGCTGAAGGATTAGATCTGTTACAGAATACTACTTCTGCACATACCTGGATCTACTTTCGTTATGCCGAAGTGCTTTTGAATTATGCTGAGGCTATGAATGAAGCCTATGGCCCTGATGACAATGCAGGCTTTTCTATGACTGCTCGTGAAGCGCTCAACATGGTGAGGCATCGGGCTGATGTGAACATGCCGGATGTGCTGGTTGCCGGTCAGGC includes the following:
- a CDS encoding RagB/SusD family nutrient uptake outer membrane protein codes for the protein MRIFISILTLLVTMLAIMSCEDNFLDRKIDTNYTEEQVFANYSTMRDFGIGVYTYLPGGFNRINGAMLAAATDDAVHSGTGTDIQSLTNGSWGPFNNPDDHWAHFYAGIRKANMFLENTVEYQTTLYRDTITDEGRNDYRNQTNDIGWLRAETRLLRAYFYFELTKRYGGVPLIAETLEVDGDYNMSRSSVEDCMSYIITEIDALEEDLRLTWVGFEDDNSIGRANWGVALALKARALLYYASPLHNESNDVARWEAAAAAAHDLIALNQYNLAADYEGLFRAITNNEIIFARRYPGSNGLERANYPVGFEGAVGGTNPTQDLVNAYQTINGLPIEEDPAYDPQNPYEDRDPRLNMTIIVNGSDYKNRAVEAFEGGKDGPDKPRGTRTGYYLKKYSAEGLDLLQNTTSAHTWIYFRYAEVLLNYAEAMNEAYGPDDNAGFSMTAREALNMVRHRADVNMPDVLVAGQAAFREAVRNERRVELAFEEHRFWDVRRWEIAEETIGRPVHGVDIESLGNGEFLYQYPEAPVEDRVFEPQMYLYPLPQNEIIKTSGSLDQTDGW